In Cydia amplana chromosome 13, ilCydAmpl1.1, whole genome shotgun sequence, a single genomic region encodes these proteins:
- the LOC134653347 gene encoding regulator of G-protein signaling 20, with amino-acid sequence MCSLAALARGCRPAAKPCCLCWCCCCSCSCLAARGSEGGPGKKPREPGPQDPLLNDGDAPPTLEEIQSWGQSFDRLMRSAAGRKVFRDFLRGEYSEENIMFWLACEELKRETDPDAVEEKARFIYEDYISILSPKEVSLDSRVREVVNRNMVEPTPHTFDEAQLQIYTLMHRDSYPRFVNSPLYKTLAHVPNSPAASPQ; translated from the exons ATGTGCAGCCTGGCGGCGCTCGCGCGCGGCTGCCGGCCCGCCGCCAAGCCGTGCTGCCTCTGCTGGTGCTGCTGTTGTTCTTGTTCCTG CCTGGCTGCGCGCGGGTCGGAGGGAGGTCCCGGAAAGAAACCCCGGGAGCCGGGCCCGCAGGACCCACTGCTCAACGACGGAGATGCGCC GCCGACGCTGGAGGAGATCCAGAGCTGGGGGCAGTCGTTTGACAGACTCATGCGCAGCGCAG CCGGGCGCAAGGTGTTCCGCGACTTTCTGCGCGGCGAGTACTCGGAGGAGAACATCATGTTCTGGCTGGCGTGCGAGGAGCTGAAGCGGGAGACGGACCCTGATGCTGTCGAGGAGAAGGCTCGCTTCATATACGAGGACTACATCTCCATACTTTCACCAAAAGAG GTATCCTTGGACTCTCGAGTGCGCGAGGTGGTGAACCGCAACATGGTGGAACCCACCCCGCACACGTTCGACGAAGCTCAGCTGCAGATCTACACGCTGATGCACCGAGACTCCTACCCTCGCTTCGTCAACTCACCTCTGTATAAGACCCTAGCACATGTGCCTAACTCGCCGGCCGCGTCGCCGCAGTGA